The Trichosurus vulpecula isolate mTriVul1 chromosome 3, mTriVul1.pri, whole genome shotgun sequence genome includes a window with the following:
- the CLIC3 gene encoding chloride intracellular channel protein 3 isoform X2: MAQKPQLQLFVKASEDGESVGNCPFCHRLFMMLLLKGAPFTLTTVDTKRSLDVLKDFAPGSQLPILLCDGEAKTDTIQIEEFLEEALGPPNYPSLVPQYKESNIAGNDVFHKFSAFIKNTSPAQDETLYGNLLRALMKLDMYLTTPLEHELIRDPELSESSRRFLDGDHLTLADCKLLPKLHIVNTVCTHYRQIPIPAELRGLHRYLENARQPRAHGLARSSPPL; the protein is encoded by the exons ATGGCCCAGAAGCCCCAACTGCAGCTGTTTGTTAAG GCCAGTGAAGATGGTGAGAGTGTAGGGAACTGTCCCTTCTGCCATCGTCTCTTCATGATGCTGCTGCTCAAAGGTGCCCCCTTCACTCTCACCACTGTGGACACCAAGAG GTCCTTGGATGTGCTGAAGGACTTTGCCCCTGGCTCCCAACTGCCCATTCTGCTGTGTGATGGGGAAGCCAAGACTGATACCATCCAGATTGAAGAGTTCCTGGAAGAGGCACTGGGGCCACCCAA CTACCCCAGCCTGGTTCCTCAATATAAGGAATCGAACATAGCCGGTAATGATGTCTTCCACAAGTTCTCAGCTTTCATCAAAAACACTTCTCCTGCTCAGGATGAAA CCTTGTATGGGAACCTGCTCCGTGCTCTGATGAAACTCGATATGTATCTGACCACACCCCTGGAGCATGAGCTGATCCGGGACCCGGAGCTCAGCGAGTCCAGTCGTCGCTTCTTAGATGGCGACCACCTCACCTTGGCGGATTGCAAGCTTCTGCCCAAGCTGCACATTGTGAAT ACGGTGTGCACCCATTATCGACAGATTCCCATCCCTGCTGAGCTCCGTGGGCTCCACCGATACCTGGAAAATGCACGGCAG CCTCGGGCACACGGACTCGCTCGTTCGTCACCCCCTCTGTGA
- the CLIC3 gene encoding chloride intracellular channel protein 3 isoform X1, whose protein sequence is MAQKPQLQLFVKASEDGESVGNCPFCHRLFMMLLLKGAPFTLTTVDTKRSLDVLKDFAPGSQLPILLCDGEAKTDTIQIEEFLEEALGPPNYPSLVPQYKESNIAGNDVFHKFSAFIKNTSPAQDETLYGNLLRALMKLDMYLTTPLEHELIRDPELSESSRRFLDGDHLTLADCKLLPKLHIVNTVCTHYRQIPIPAELRGLHRYLENARQVNEFKYTCPQSSEILAAYASVARARAS, encoded by the exons ATGGCCCAGAAGCCCCAACTGCAGCTGTTTGTTAAG GCCAGTGAAGATGGTGAGAGTGTAGGGAACTGTCCCTTCTGCCATCGTCTCTTCATGATGCTGCTGCTCAAAGGTGCCCCCTTCACTCTCACCACTGTGGACACCAAGAG GTCCTTGGATGTGCTGAAGGACTTTGCCCCTGGCTCCCAACTGCCCATTCTGCTGTGTGATGGGGAAGCCAAGACTGATACCATCCAGATTGAAGAGTTCCTGGAAGAGGCACTGGGGCCACCCAA CTACCCCAGCCTGGTTCCTCAATATAAGGAATCGAACATAGCCGGTAATGATGTCTTCCACAAGTTCTCAGCTTTCATCAAAAACACTTCTCCTGCTCAGGATGAAA CCTTGTATGGGAACCTGCTCCGTGCTCTGATGAAACTCGATATGTATCTGACCACACCCCTGGAGCATGAGCTGATCCGGGACCCGGAGCTCAGCGAGTCCAGTCGTCGCTTCTTAGATGGCGACCACCTCACCTTGGCGGATTGCAAGCTTCTGCCCAAGCTGCACATTGTGAAT ACGGTGTGCACCCATTATCGACAGATTCCCATCCCTGCTGAGCTCCGTGGGCTCCACCGATACCTGGAAAATGCACGGCAGGTAAACGAGTTCAAGTACACCTGCCCACAAAGCTCTGAGATCTTGGCTGCCTACGCTTCCGTGGCCCGAGCTAGAGCTAGCTGA